A window of the Kosakonia radicincitans DSM 16656 genome harbors these coding sequences:
- a CDS encoding GGDEF domain-containing protein, with the protein MTLQTWQSLCNKRYRLSLRLFLLLNALSAMFSMALPLYNLRAFTLPACIIFAVSVLLPVWHRYYPKKKISIPLISLMFGCLWAWHVIVRIDLLQHNTSSYLLIALLNVLFIGSIAFSNNIAAFLLHSLPVFAACLYFSGSESELRLIFSFALPVLGISIQHAIQKRNDNFAQALMNRLMQERKTLNDLSMLDPLTGLYNRRGLQSKIDNLLALDDSSRFVLLLDIDHFKAYNDHYGHMMGDQALIRVSAALRDAVRSRDIVARFGGEEFMILLNNTDLEHARLAAERIRQKVYDLKIPHMFNESVATNVTISIGIAPLLDDNIDAAIERADKALYEAKHLGRNNILVSGELRLA; encoded by the coding sequence ATGACATTACAAACCTGGCAATCTCTGTGTAACAAGAGATATCGTTTGTCGCTGCGACTCTTCTTGCTGCTCAATGCACTCTCAGCAATGTTCTCCATGGCTCTGCCGCTCTATAACCTGCGCGCCTTCACGCTACCAGCGTGTATTATTTTTGCGGTGAGCGTTTTGTTGCCCGTATGGCACAGATACTATCCGAAAAAGAAAATCAGTATCCCATTGATTTCTCTTATGTTTGGCTGCCTTTGGGCATGGCATGTAATCGTGAGGATCGATTTACTCCAGCACAACACCTCATCGTATTTGCTGATCGCCCTCCTGAATGTTCTCTTTATTGGCTCGATTGCTTTTTCTAATAACATTGCCGCGTTCCTGCTGCATTCATTGCCGGTATTCGCCGCTTGTCTCTATTTCTCCGGATCGGAGAGCGAGCTCCGTTTAATATTTAGTTTTGCTTTGCCGGTATTAGGTATCTCCATACAACATGCAATTCAGAAGCGTAATGATAATTTCGCCCAGGCATTAATGAACCGTTTAATGCAGGAACGGAAAACCCTGAACGATTTGAGCATGCTGGATCCCCTTACCGGGTTGTATAACCGTCGCGGCCTGCAATCCAAAATCGATAACCTGCTGGCACTGGATGATAGTTCACGGTTTGTACTGCTGCTGGATATCGACCACTTCAAAGCTTATAACGACCACTACGGCCATATGATGGGCGATCAGGCGCTAATTCGCGTCTCTGCCGCATTGCGCGATGCCGTGCGTTCCCGCGATATCGTCGCGCGCTTTGGCGGTGAAGAATTCATGATCCTGCTGAATAATACCGATCTGGAACATGCGCGCCTGGCTGCCGAGCGTATTCGGCAGAAAGTGTACGATCTGAAGATTCCGCATATGTTTAATGAAAGTGTCGCCACGAATGTCACCATCAGCATTGGTATTGCACCGTTGCTGGATGACAATATCGACGCCGCTATTGAGCGGGCAGATAAAGCGTTATATGAAGCCAAGCATTTGGGCCGCAACAATATTCTGGTGAGCGGGGAATTGCGCCTCGCCTGA
- a CDS encoding DUF1435 domain-containing protein, whose product MILVIIIDIRDGNMLQRALGSGWGIVLPGMIVAVLALADLSIDAWRMVILLGLLLTPAMLYHKRLRHFVLLPSGVALVGGMIMMLLNLKMMV is encoded by the coding sequence ATGATATTGGTTATCATTATCGATATCAGAGATGGAAACATGTTGCAGCGAGCGCTGGGAAGTGGTTGGGGGATCGTCCTGCCGGGCATGATTGTTGCCGTTCTGGCACTGGCTGATCTTTCGATCGACGCATGGCGGATGGTGATTTTGCTGGGTTTATTGCTGACTCCGGCGATGCTTTACCATAAGCGGTTACGACATTTTGTTTTGTTGCCTTCGGGCGTTGCGCTTGTCGGGGGGATGATAATGATGCTGCTGAATTTGAAAATGATGGTGTAA
- a CDS encoding YbaK/EbsC family protein — protein MSLQSVRQFFADNAPDIDIIELNQSTATVALAAAAHHVEPGQIAKTLSLKVKNEVILVVAKGDARLDNKKLKNTFGAKARMLSSDEVVTVTGHPVGGVCPFGLENPLTIYCDISLKQYPEVLPAAGATHSAVRISPERMAELTRAKWIDVCL, from the coding sequence ATGAGTTTGCAGTCCGTGCGGCAATTCTTTGCCGACAACGCCCCCGATATCGATATTATTGAACTGAACCAAAGTACCGCGACTGTTGCACTGGCCGCTGCCGCGCACCATGTTGAACCAGGGCAAATCGCCAAGACGCTGTCATTAAAAGTGAAAAACGAAGTCATTCTCGTGGTTGCTAAAGGCGACGCGCGCCTGGATAACAAAAAACTGAAAAACACCTTTGGTGCGAAAGCTCGCATGCTGAGTAGCGATGAGGTCGTTACGGTTACCGGGCACCCGGTGGGCGGCGTCTGTCCGTTTGGGTTAGAAAACCCACTGACAATCTATTGTGATATCTCACTAAAACAATATCCGGAAGTCCTGCCCGCTGCGGGAGCTACCCATAGCGCAGTCCGCATTTCTCCTGAGCGAATGGCTGAACTCACACGCGCAAAATGGATTGACGTTTGCCTGTAA
- a CDS encoding helix-turn-helix domain-containing protein — protein sequence MLSADNTHGIVISQTPVLRAGIGGILERHFPEYILNYYSCVEEIDLLQLKSARLVIVDISDELFYARRRCQNYYSLFSQSDSSHWIFFTPRTVLPVAMEFLLRPRITLLSSQEPVEGVINAIRHGYGSEGEISQVLMPEGMSRSAANAPLSKILTLSERNVLRLLGKGWGINQIAMLLKKSNKTVSAQKNSAMRRLSLRSNADLYIWINSSQGMAELNSGTMYGDRNEWKIATKREMSPLLKSAQ from the coding sequence ATGTTATCAGCAGACAACACTCATGGGATTGTTATTAGCCAGACTCCGGTTCTCAGGGCCGGGATTGGCGGTATACTTGAACGTCATTTTCCTGAATACATCCTCAATTATTATTCCTGTGTAGAAGAGATAGATCTGCTGCAATTAAAGAGTGCTCGCCTGGTCATTGTTGACATCTCTGACGAGCTTTTCTATGCAAGAAGACGCTGTCAGAATTATTATTCTCTTTTTTCTCAAAGTGATAGCTCACACTGGATCTTTTTCACCCCACGTACGGTGCTGCCTGTGGCAATGGAGTTTTTGTTACGCCCGCGTATTACGTTGCTCTCCAGCCAGGAGCCCGTTGAAGGGGTGATTAATGCTATTCGCCACGGATATGGGAGCGAAGGAGAAATTAGCCAGGTGCTTATGCCAGAGGGAATGAGCAGGAGTGCGGCTAATGCTCCCCTAAGTAAAATACTTACCCTATCTGAACGTAACGTGTTACGTCTTCTTGGAAAAGGCTGGGGAATAAACCAAATTGCAATGCTGCTCAAAAAAAGTAATAAAACAGTGAGTGCGCAGAAAAATAGTGCAATGAGGCGGTTATCATTACGGAGTAATGCAGATTTATATATATGGATTAATAGCAGCCAGGGAATGGCTGAGTTGAATTCAGGCACGATGTATGGAGACCGAAATGAATGGAAAATAGCTACAAAAAGGGAAATGTCGCCATTATTGAAAAGTGCACAATGA
- a CDS encoding MarR family winged helix-turn-helix transcriptional regulator, with translation MKTTPTKNAQLALDNQFCFALYSTNLALHKLYRQLLAPLNLTYPQYLVMLVLWEQDDITVSEIGERLFLDSATLTPLLKRLESAGLIRRQRSRQDERQVVITLSESGRALQQQATSIPEAIGCAMACDSATLHDIKQQLEQLRQNFQRA, from the coding sequence ATGAAAACGACACCGACCAAAAACGCACAGCTCGCCTTAGATAACCAGTTTTGTTTTGCACTCTACTCAACAAACCTGGCGCTGCATAAGCTTTACCGGCAGCTTCTGGCTCCGCTGAATCTTACTTATCCACAGTATCTGGTCATGCTGGTACTGTGGGAGCAGGACGATATCACCGTGTCAGAGATTGGTGAGCGCCTGTTTCTGGATTCAGCAACGCTGACGCCGCTGCTTAAACGGCTGGAAAGCGCAGGGCTGATCCGCCGTCAGCGTTCACGCCAGGATGAGCGGCAAGTGGTGATTACGTTGAGTGAAAGCGGGCGCGCATTGCAGCAGCAAGCGACGTCCATTCCGGAAGCGATAGGCTGTGCCATGGCCTGCGATAGCGCGACGCTGCACGATATCAAGCAGCAACTGGAACAGCTTCGCCAGAACTTTCAACGGGCATAA
- a CDS encoding threonine/serine ThrE exporter family protein has protein sequence MQTDQSSQRVITRLCIQCGLFLLQHGAESALVEELSTRLGIALGMDSVESLISSNAIVLTTIKDGQCLTSTRKNSDRGINMHVVTEIQHIVIMTEHKLLDARDVEKRFAQVKPLRYPRWLVTLMVGLSCACFCQLNKGGWDGAFITFCASSVAMYVRLLLANRHMHPQINFCITAFVATTVSGLMLTLPAFIHSSTVAMAASVLLLVPGFPLINAVADMFKGHINTGLARWAIASLLTLATCIGVVMAMTLWGLRGWM, from the coding sequence ATGCAAACAGACCAGTCATCACAGCGTGTTATTACGCGGCTGTGTATTCAGTGTGGCCTTTTTTTGTTGCAGCATGGCGCTGAGAGCGCATTAGTGGAAGAGCTATCAACGCGTCTGGGCATCGCGTTGGGTATGGACAGCGTTGAAAGTCTCATCTCCTCTAACGCCATCGTTCTGACAACCATCAAAGATGGGCAATGCCTGACTTCAACACGTAAAAACAGCGATCGCGGTATCAATATGCACGTAGTAACGGAAATACAGCATATCGTGATCATGACCGAACATAAGTTGCTGGATGCCAGAGACGTTGAAAAGCGATTTGCCCAGGTTAAACCGCTGCGCTACCCACGCTGGCTGGTCACGCTTATGGTTGGCCTTTCCTGTGCCTGTTTCTGCCAACTCAATAAAGGCGGATGGGACGGCGCATTTATTACATTTTGCGCCAGCAGCGTGGCGATGTATGTGCGGCTGCTACTGGCGAATCGCCATATGCATCCACAGATTAATTTCTGCATTACCGCCTTTGTGGCCACGACCGTTTCCGGCTTGATGCTGACTCTTCCTGCCTTTATTCATTCATCAACCGTCGCCATGGCCGCCAGCGTGCTGTTGCTGGTCCCCGGCTTTCCGCTGATCAACGCGGTTGCTGATATGTTCAAAGGCCATATCAACACCGGTCTTGCGCGCTGGGCCATCGCCAGCTTATTAACCCTCGCCACCTGTATCGGTGTGGTAATGGCAATGACACTGTGGGGGCTACGCGGATGGATGTGA
- a CDS encoding organic hydroperoxide resistance protein translates to MSLEKVVYTAKAKATGGRDGRATSSDGVLDVKLGVPKEMGGAGGEVTNPEQLFAAGYSACFLGAMKFVAGRDKIAIPKDAFIEGEVGIGPLPTGFGIEAKLNIHLPGMDAAEAKKLVDAAHIVCPYSNATRGNIDVTLNIIA, encoded by the coding sequence ATGTCATTAGAAAAAGTCGTCTACACCGCTAAAGCTAAAGCCACCGGAGGCCGTGACGGCCGCGCAACCTCTTCTGACGGCGTCCTGGATGTCAAACTGGGCGTACCAAAAGAGATGGGCGGCGCGGGCGGTGAAGTGACCAACCCGGAACAACTGTTCGCTGCGGGCTACTCCGCCTGCTTCCTGGGCGCCATGAAGTTCGTCGCTGGCCGCGACAAAATTGCCATTCCGAAAGACGCATTTATCGAAGGTGAAGTCGGCATTGGTCCGCTGCCTACCGGTTTCGGTATCGAAGCGAAACTGAATATCCATCTGCCAGGTATGGACGCAGCCGAAGCGAAAAAACTGGTCGATGCCGCGCATATCGTTTGCCCTTATTCTAACGCCACCCGTGGCAACATCGACGTTACGCTGAACATTATTGCGTAA
- the dnaC gene encoding DNA replication protein DnaC: MKNVGELMKRLQKMMPANTVPAFKTGEELMAWQKEQGAIRSAALERENRAMKMQRTFNRSGIRPLHQNCSFENYRVETEGQMRALSQARQYVEEFEGNIASFIFSGKPGTGKNHLAAAICNELLLRGKSVLIITVADIMSAMKETFGNRESSEEQLLNDLSSVDLLVIDEIGMQTESRYEKVIINQIVDRRSSSKRPTGMLTNSNLEEMNKLLGERVMDRMRLGNSLWVIFNWESYRSRVTGKEY; this comes from the coding sequence ATGAAAAACGTCGGCGAATTGATGAAGCGACTGCAAAAGATGATGCCCGCCAACACCGTGCCTGCCTTTAAAACGGGCGAGGAGCTAATGGCCTGGCAGAAAGAACAGGGCGCAATCCGTTCGGCGGCGCTGGAGCGAGAAAACCGCGCAATGAAAATGCAGCGCACGTTTAATCGCTCCGGCATTCGTCCGCTGCACCAGAACTGCTCTTTTGAAAATTACCGGGTCGAAACGGAGGGCCAGATGCGTGCCCTCAGCCAGGCGCGTCAATATGTCGAAGAGTTTGAAGGCAATATCGCCAGTTTTATCTTTTCCGGCAAACCAGGCACCGGCAAGAATCACCTCGCCGCCGCTATCTGCAATGAACTGTTGCTGCGCGGTAAATCGGTGCTGATCATTACCGTTGCCGACATTATGTCTGCGATGAAAGAGACGTTCGGCAATCGCGAAAGCAGTGAAGAACAGTTGCTGAACGATTTAAGCAGCGTCGATCTGCTGGTGATTGACGAAATCGGCATGCAGACAGAATCCCGCTACGAAAAAGTCATTATCAATCAGATAGTCGACAGGCGTTCTTCGTCCAAACGCCCGACCGGCATGCTCACTAACAGCAATCTGGAAGAGATGAATAAGCTGCTGGGCGAGCGCGTAATGGACAGGATGCGTCTCGGCAACAGTCTGTGGGTGATCTTCAACTGGGAGAGCTACCGTAGCCGCGTCACCGGTAAAGAGTATTGA
- a CDS encoding PTS cellobiose transporter subunit IIC — protein sequence MSANHAAFNLIFRFIENYVSPIAGRISSQRHVMAIRDGFISAMPFMIVGSFLLVFAYPPFSPDTTWGFARAWLDLAKQYEGRILTPFDMTMGIMSIYICAAIAYNLGKHYVKSHQLDPFMCAMLSLMAFLLVAAPKTNGTLPVDSLGGTGIFTAILVAIYCVEMMRFLKAHNIGIRLPDQVPPMIKNSFDLLIPVLVVVLTLYPLSLLIQSQFNMLIPQAIMALFKPLVAAADSLPAILLAVIIAHLLWFAGIHGAAIVSGMLQMFWLTNLGINQSALAQGAPLPHIFMEAFWTFFIVIGGSGATMGLVFCYLRSRSVHLRSIGRLSVVPSIFNINEPVIFGTPIVMNPVFFIPFLLAPTVNAIIAWAAMKLDLIGRVISVVPWTAPAPIGGAWALGWDFRAAILVVLLACISAVIYFPFFKVYEKQLLEQEAEEAQRTEDEKQVA from the coding sequence ATGTCTGCTAACCATGCTGCGTTTAACCTGATTTTCCGGTTTATAGAAAACTACGTCAGCCCGATCGCCGGGCGGATCTCTTCTCAACGTCATGTTATGGCCATCCGTGACGGCTTCATTTCTGCGATGCCGTTTATGATTGTTGGCTCATTCTTATTGGTCTTTGCCTATCCGCCCTTTTCACCGGATACCACCTGGGGCTTTGCGCGCGCCTGGCTGGATCTGGCGAAACAGTATGAAGGGCGGATCCTCACGCCTTTCGATATGACGATGGGCATTATGTCCATTTATATCTGTGCGGCGATTGCTTATAACCTCGGTAAGCATTACGTGAAATCGCACCAGCTCGACCCTTTCATGTGCGCAATGCTGTCGCTGATGGCGTTTTTACTGGTTGCGGCACCGAAAACCAACGGTACGCTTCCGGTGGACAGCCTGGGCGGAACCGGTATTTTCACCGCAATACTGGTGGCGATTTACTGTGTCGAAATGATGCGTTTCCTGAAGGCGCACAATATTGGCATTCGCCTGCCGGACCAGGTGCCGCCGATGATCAAAAACTCATTTGATCTGCTGATCCCGGTACTTGTCGTCGTGCTGACACTCTACCCGTTAAGCCTGCTGATCCAGTCGCAGTTCAATATGCTCATCCCACAGGCGATTATGGCGCTGTTCAAACCGCTGGTGGCGGCGGCGGATTCTCTTCCGGCGATCCTGCTGGCGGTGATTATTGCTCATCTGTTGTGGTTTGCCGGTATTCATGGCGCGGCCATTGTTTCGGGCATGCTGCAAATGTTCTGGTTAACCAATCTGGGGATCAACCAGAGCGCACTGGCACAGGGCGCGCCGTTGCCGCATATCTTTATGGAAGCGTTCTGGACTTTCTTTATCGTGATAGGTGGCTCCGGTGCAACAATGGGGCTGGTGTTCTGCTATTTACGCAGCCGCTCGGTTCACCTGCGTTCGATTGGCCGGTTGAGCGTCGTACCCAGCATCTTCAATATCAATGAGCCGGTGATTTTCGGCACCCCGATCGTCATGAATCCGGTGTTCTTTATTCCTTTCCTGCTGGCACCGACGGTCAATGCCATTATTGCGTGGGCAGCCATGAAGCTGGATCTGATCGGCAGAGTGATTTCTGTTGTGCCGTGGACGGCGCCTGCACCGATTGGCGGGGCGTGGGCGCTCGGCTGGGATTTCCGTGCCGCAATTCTTGTCGTACTGCTGGCCTGTATTTCAGCTGTCATCTATTTCCCTTTCTTTAAAGTGTATGAGAAACAGCTCCTGGAGCAGGAAGCGGAAGAGGCACAGCGTACAGAGGATGAAAAACAGGTCGCTTAA
- the dnaT gene encoding primosomal protein DnaT, producing MSSRILTSNVIGIDEFVRDHASVLARTEGGAVAVFANNSPAFYAVTPQRLEQLLALEARLARPASDIALDAQFYEEPTAAPVNVPMGKFAMYAGWQPDADFQRLAALWGIALTQPVTPEELASFVAYWQAEGKVFHHVQWQQKLARSVQIGRTSQNSAAKRDINALSEPDNQIPPGFRG from the coding sequence ATGTCTTCCAGAATCCTGACATCGAATGTCATCGGCATTGATGAATTTGTGCGCGATCACGCCAGTGTTCTGGCCCGTACGGAAGGCGGCGCTGTCGCTGTTTTTGCTAATAACAGCCCCGCGTTTTATGCCGTTACGCCGCAACGCCTTGAGCAATTACTGGCGCTTGAAGCCCGCCTTGCGCGGCCAGCCAGTGACATTGCCCTTGATGCACAATTTTATGAAGAACCCACCGCCGCGCCGGTGAATGTGCCAATGGGCAAATTCGCCATGTATGCAGGCTGGCAGCCGGATGCAGATTTCCAGCGTCTGGCTGCGTTGTGGGGCATTGCGTTAACGCAGCCCGTTACGCCAGAAGAGCTGGCCTCGTTTGTTGCCTACTGGCAGGCCGAAGGCAAAGTGTTCCACCATGTGCAGTGGCAGCAAAAGCTGGCGCGCAGCGTACAAATCGGTCGTACCAGCCAGAATAGCGCGGCGAAACGCGATATCAATGCACTATCAGAACCGGACAATCAAATCCCACCAGGCTTTAGAGGATAA
- a CDS encoding threonine/serine exporter, producing the protein MDVIAFVLALIQDMLLAAIPAVGFAMVFNVPHRALPWCALLGALGHGSRFALMYWGFNIEWSTFVAAMLVGSIGIRWSRWYLAHPKVFTVAAVIPMFPGISAYTAMVSAVKIGHFGYSEELMILLLTNFLKASSIVGALSIGLSIPGLWIYRKRPRV; encoded by the coding sequence ATGGATGTGATCGCCTTTGTTCTGGCTCTTATACAAGATATGTTGCTGGCCGCAATCCCCGCAGTCGGGTTTGCCATGGTTTTCAACGTTCCCCATCGTGCCCTGCCCTGGTGTGCGCTCCTTGGCGCACTGGGCCACGGTTCCCGCTTTGCGCTGATGTACTGGGGTTTCAATATCGAATGGTCAACCTTTGTGGCCGCCATGCTGGTGGGATCGATAGGCATTCGCTGGTCGCGATGGTATCTGGCGCATCCTAAAGTGTTTACCGTGGCGGCAGTCATTCCCATGTTTCCGGGCATCTCGGCCTACACAGCGATGGTTTCGGCCGTGAAAATCGGCCACTTTGGTTACAGCGAAGAGTTAATGATCCTGTTACTGACGAATTTCCTGAAAGCCTCATCGATCGTTGGCGCGCTTTCTATTGGCCTGTCGATTCCCGGTCTGTGGATATACCGCAAACGCCCGCGCGTTTGA
- a CDS encoding TetR family transcriptional regulator, whose translation MEHRGSDLSEHFDESNLKDKIFISAIALFAEYGLTGARMEQIAERSATTKRMVVYHFKTKENLYLQVLEYVYTMIRRSEKKLNLADMPPVEAMVQLVESTFDYHAAHPDFIRIICMENMQRGRFIQQSVLLRDVNRSALTLLEDILRRGQQKRLFNKNVNARDVHRLMSSFSFHYVANSYSFSMLFEENPDATAQRQYYREMAVEVVLRYTCP comes from the coding sequence GTGGAACACCGTGGCAGCGATCTTTCCGAACATTTTGATGAATCCAACCTGAAAGACAAAATTTTCATCAGCGCCATCGCTCTGTTTGCCGAATACGGCCTGACAGGCGCACGCATGGAGCAAATCGCCGAGCGCTCCGCCACCACAAAACGCATGGTGGTGTACCATTTCAAAACCAAAGAAAACCTCTATTTACAGGTACTTGAATATGTCTACACCATGATTCGCCGCAGCGAGAAAAAGCTGAATCTTGCGGATATGCCGCCCGTAGAGGCGATGGTGCAACTGGTCGAAAGCACTTTCGATTACCATGCCGCTCACCCTGATTTCATTCGTATTATCTGTATGGAGAACATGCAGCGCGGGCGTTTTATTCAGCAATCGGTCCTGCTGCGCGATGTGAACCGCAGCGCGCTGACCTTACTGGAAGATATTCTCCGCCGCGGCCAGCAAAAAAGGCTGTTCAATAAAAACGTCAATGCCCGCGATGTGCACCGTCTGATGAGCAGTTTCAGCTTTCACTACGTCGCCAACAGCTACTCTTTTTCCATGCTGTTTGAAGAGAACCCTGATGCGACTGCGCAGCGCCAGTACTATCGGGAGATGGCAGTCGAGGTTGTGCTACGTTATACCTGCCCGTAA
- the fhuF gene encoding siderophore-iron reductase FhuF, with product MTYRTASITEHAIWRSRLVDERDSLANAMREAIASTRSHLLDFIRLNEPAPWQAQTLAEWSRPTTLQSLIATYSDHIYRHQMAQPRENKPLLSLWAQWYLGLMVPPLLLALLTQKSAISLAPEHFHVEFHETGRAACFWIDVQQDHQLTLQNDAQRITALASQAMLPVVQALEATGDINGKLIWSNTGYLINWCLGEMIPQLGEARVAALRQTCFFEKQLSDGSDNPLWRTVVLRDGALVRRTCCQRYRLPDVQQCGDCTLK from the coding sequence ATGACCTATCGCACCGCATCGATCACTGAACATGCTATCTGGCGAAGCCGTCTCGTTGATGAACGCGATTCGCTGGCTAATGCTATGCGGGAAGCCATCGCCAGCACGCGCTCCCACTTACTCGATTTTATTCGCCTTAATGAACCAGCGCCCTGGCAAGCACAGACACTGGCGGAATGGTCACGGCCTACCACGTTGCAATCGCTGATTGCGACCTATTCCGATCATATTTACCGTCATCAAATGGCGCAGCCGCGCGAAAACAAACCGCTGCTGTCACTATGGGCACAATGGTATCTGGGATTAATGGTACCGCCCTTGCTACTGGCGTTGTTAACGCAGAAAAGTGCCATTAGCCTCGCACCTGAACATTTTCACGTTGAATTTCATGAAACGGGTCGCGCGGCCTGTTTCTGGATTGATGTGCAGCAGGATCATCAACTGACCTTACAAAATGATGCGCAGCGGATTACTGCACTGGCTTCGCAGGCGATGCTCCCGGTAGTTCAGGCACTGGAAGCCACGGGCGATATCAACGGCAAACTTATCTGGAGCAATACCGGCTATCTGATCAACTGGTGTCTGGGTGAGATGATCCCGCAACTGGGTGAAGCTCGCGTCGCGGCATTACGCCAGACCTGCTTCTTCGAAAAACAGCTTTCCGATGGCAGCGATAATCCGCTGTGGCGCACTGTTGTGCTGCGCGATGGCGCGCTGGTACGTCGTACCTGTTGCCAGCGTTACCGGTTGCCGGATGTGCAACAGTGCGGTGACTGCACGCTGAAATAA
- the bglJ gene encoding DNA-binding transcriptional activator BglJ, with product MSREGLRHLFSESSINQYSFHFFKEHSVFHQVLKHTPFFSVIYSLFGHRKERRECLMCLHWLSLSHPGVQHIVLAGDDREAQLVGHLSPSRLHGILSKSSPLPVLQEQLGMLLGETRRINENMINNWYVSQCRMLSPTEWEILNYLTRGFSLAEIASLLDRNVKTIRAHKFNAMTKLGVTSDVGLLDAADILTWSPPAPRSASELM from the coding sequence ATGAGTCGGGAGGGATTACGACATTTATTTAGTGAATCGTCTATTAATCAGTATTCGTTTCATTTTTTTAAAGAGCATTCGGTGTTTCATCAGGTACTGAAGCACACGCCCTTTTTTTCCGTTATCTATTCACTTTTTGGGCACCGGAAAGAGCGGCGGGAGTGCCTGATGTGTTTGCACTGGCTTTCGCTTTCTCACCCGGGTGTTCAGCATATTGTTCTGGCGGGAGACGATCGGGAGGCCCAGTTGGTCGGGCATCTCTCTCCCTCGCGGCTGCATGGTATTTTGAGCAAATCGTCTCCGCTGCCTGTGTTACAGGAACAACTGGGGATGCTACTGGGTGAAACCCGGCGCATTAATGAGAACATGATTAATAATTGGTACGTGAGCCAGTGCCGTATGCTCAGCCCGACAGAGTGGGAGATCCTGAATTACCTGACGCGCGGTTTCTCGCTGGCCGAGATAGCCTCGCTGTTGGATCGGAATGTGAAAACCATCCGCGCGCATAAATTCAATGCGATGACGAAGCTGGGTGTTACGTCTGACGTCGGGTTATTGGATGCCGCAGATATTCTGACCTGGAGCCCACCAGCTCCTCGTTCAGCGTCGGAGTTGATGTAG